One genomic window of Vibrio ziniensis includes the following:
- a CDS encoding ABC transporter permease, translating into MLKVQPRLESSKLMSWLSPFIAVALTMAVSSLMFVWLDVDPIKAFQVFVLMPFSDSYNLGELLVKSAPLMLCAIGLALCYRANMWNIGAEGQLLIGAVASSAVAVTATDDSGFGSFLLTVGAGVIAGALWAGIPTWLNRRFHTNIILTTIMLNYIGLYILLWAVHGPLRDPSGFGFPESAVFVDAVIMSPLMESGRATMSIVIAVIVAIASGWMLFKTLPGFKLRVMGSERAAAKYAGFSENKLVWGVMLFAGAMAGFAGASEVMGPIGQLVPSVSPGYGYAAIIVAYLGRLNPIGVIIAALFMGALYMGSDLAQIELNLPTAVTGLFQGTLLFFLLACDFLIYYRFVPNRSLSKQSANSLVKEKGAA; encoded by the coding sequence ATGCTTAAGGTTCAACCTCGTTTAGAAAGCTCTAAGCTGATGTCTTGGCTTTCTCCATTCATTGCTGTCGCGCTAACTATGGCGGTATCCAGCCTGATGTTTGTCTGGTTGGATGTTGATCCAATTAAAGCCTTCCAAGTATTTGTTCTTATGCCATTTTCAGACAGCTATAACTTAGGCGAACTACTGGTGAAGTCCGCACCACTGATGTTATGTGCGATTGGTTTGGCGCTATGTTACCGAGCAAACATGTGGAACATTGGTGCTGAAGGTCAATTATTGATTGGTGCAGTTGCCAGTAGCGCGGTAGCAGTCACCGCGACTGACGATTCTGGCTTTGGCTCTTTCCTGCTAACCGTTGGCGCAGGTGTTATCGCTGGTGCGTTATGGGCGGGAATCCCGACGTGGTTAAACCGTCGTTTTCACACCAACATTATCCTAACCACTATCATGCTGAATTACATTGGTTTATACATTTTGCTTTGGGCTGTACATGGTCCGCTGCGCGATCCTTCTGGATTTGGTTTCCCAGAATCAGCCGTGTTTGTAGATGCGGTAATCATGTCACCATTGATGGAATCTGGGCGCGCAACAATGTCGATTGTGATTGCTGTCATTGTGGCAATAGCTTCAGGCTGGATGCTGTTCAAAACACTGCCAGGTTTTAAACTTCGCGTAATGGGTTCAGAGCGTGCTGCTGCAAAATACGCGGGCTTTTCCGAAAACAAATTGGTATGGGGCGTGATGCTTTTCGCCGGAGCAATGGCGGGATTTGCAGGCGCTTCGGAGGTCATGGGTCCCATTGGTCAGCTTGTTCCTTCAGTATCTCCGGGATACGGCTATGCTGCCATCATCGTTGCTTATCTTGGTCGCTTAAACCCGATAGGTGTGATTATCGCTGCGCTGTTTATGGGTGCCCTTTATATGGGAAGTGACCTTGCTCAAATCGAGCTGAATTTGCCGACAGCCGTCACTGGTTTGTTCCAAGGTACTTTGCTCTTTTTCTTATTAGCTTGTGATTTCTTAATTTACTACCGATTCGTTCCGAATCGTTCGTTAAGCAAACAATCTGCTAATTCACTAGTTAAAGAGAAAGGAGCCGCATAA
- a CDS encoding ABC transporter ATP-binding protein yields the protein MDTPLLELWNISKFFPGVVANDKVNLKLHQGEILALLGENGAGKSTLVKMIYGVNSPSEGAIMWNNREVTISSPNQARAMGIGMVFQHFSVFETLTVLENIQLGLDKEFLDSVSDLRKLIIDKSEQYKLHVDPDRYVHSLSIGERQRVEILRCLIQDVKLLILDEPTSVLAPQEIEGLFEVLNQLSSEGCAILFISHKLKEVTSLCHRAVILRGGKVTGECDPTKETPNSIARMMVGDETQLSESYPKTETTDVILKTNNLTLSPSHPFGCGLENVNLQLRTGEIFGLAGVAGNGQEDLLAVLSGEDTRSNADSIQWQQINIGDWDAGKRRELGLAYVPANRLGQGAVPEMSLEENTLLTHSRALSSRGVINFPKLKQLAQQLISHNQVKCRNENSQAKSLSGGNLQKFIMGREVAQQPKVLICAHPTWGVDIGAASAIHRQLIALRDSGTAILVVSEDIDELFILCDRLAAIYEGQVSDAVKTSNTSIDQIGEWIAGGFVSHAEVANA from the coding sequence ATGGACACACCACTTCTCGAGCTGTGGAATATCAGTAAGTTTTTCCCCGGCGTCGTGGCGAATGACAAAGTGAATTTGAAACTCCATCAAGGAGAGATTCTAGCTCTGTTAGGGGAAAACGGCGCAGGAAAATCAACGCTAGTAAAGATGATTTATGGCGTAAATAGCCCAAGTGAAGGGGCTATTATGTGGAATAACCGCGAAGTCACAATCAGCTCGCCAAACCAAGCAAGAGCAATGGGTATCGGCATGGTGTTCCAACACTTTTCCGTATTCGAAACACTGACCGTATTGGAAAACATTCAACTGGGTTTAGATAAGGAATTTCTTGATTCAGTTTCTGACTTACGCAAACTCATCATCGATAAAAGTGAACAATACAAACTGCACGTTGACCCAGACCGCTATGTGCATAGCCTAAGTATTGGTGAAAGACAGCGCGTAGAAATTCTTCGCTGTCTGATTCAAGACGTAAAACTTTTGATCCTTGATGAACCCACATCTGTGCTTGCCCCACAGGAAATTGAAGGTTTGTTTGAAGTTCTGAACCAACTTTCGAGCGAAGGTTGCGCCATTTTGTTCATCAGCCACAAGCTGAAAGAAGTCACTTCTTTATGCCATCGCGCAGTCATTCTTCGTGGCGGGAAAGTCACAGGGGAATGTGACCCGACCAAAGAGACACCAAATTCCATTGCTCGCATGATGGTGGGTGATGAAACCCAGCTATCGGAAAGCTATCCGAAAACGGAAACAACCGATGTCATTTTGAAAACAAACAACCTCACACTCTCACCTTCTCACCCATTTGGCTGTGGTCTTGAGAACGTGAACTTGCAGCTTCGAACTGGTGAAATCTTCGGTTTAGCGGGCGTTGCGGGTAATGGTCAGGAAGATCTATTAGCCGTCCTTAGCGGTGAAGACACTCGCAGTAATGCAGACAGCATTCAATGGCAGCAGATCAATATTGGCGATTGGGACGCAGGTAAACGTCGCGAACTTGGTCTTGCCTATGTTCCGGCAAACCGCCTTGGTCAAGGCGCTGTGCCGGAAATGAGTTTGGAAGAAAACACCCTATTGACTCACTCTCGTGCACTAAGCTCTCGTGGTGTGATTAACTTCCCTAAGCTCAAACAATTGGCTCAGCAGCTCATTAGTCATAACCAAGTGAAATGCCGCAATGAAAATTCTCAAGCGAAGAGCCTTTCAGGCGGTAACTTGCAGAAATTCATTATGGGGCGAGAAGTAGCTCAGCAGCCCAAAGTTCTCATCTGTGCCCATCCAACATGGGGGGTAGATATCGGTGCAGCCAGCGCGATTCATCGTCAACTCATTGCACTGCGTGATTCAGGCACTGCCATTCTTGTTGTCTCTGAAGACATTGATGAACTGTTTATTTTGTGTGACCGCTTAGCCGCGATTTATGAAGGGCAAGTGTCAGACGCAGTTAAAACCAGCAATACCTCTATCGATCAAATTGGGGAATGGATAGCCGGTGGTTTCGTTTCTCATGCGGAGGTAGCAAATGCTTAA
- a CDS encoding TetR family transcriptional regulator C-terminal domain-containing protein, with protein MDTELAQHKRSISGEIRRRNETLILQAAADEFVKHGYKGTSVQAIADRVNLPKANILYYFKSKTGLYKALLQDILNLWNEGFSEDAANMPPETVLRNYIVGKMRYSRTHPQESKIFAQEIIQGAPIIRDEIQFPVVDWATGKSSVIRTWIDKGLIRPVEPLYLLFLIWSSTQFYSDFDTEIQLIKGSPMSEREFEDAQDFLVNIIIRGLAVTTS; from the coding sequence TTGGATACCGAACTTGCTCAGCACAAGCGGTCAATTTCAGGTGAAATACGTCGCCGAAATGAAACCTTGATCCTTCAAGCTGCTGCTGATGAATTTGTCAAACACGGTTATAAAGGAACATCGGTTCAGGCGATCGCAGATAGAGTTAATTTGCCCAAAGCCAATATTCTGTATTATTTCAAGTCGAAAACAGGGCTTTACAAAGCCTTGTTACAAGACATTTTAAATCTATGGAATGAGGGTTTCTCCGAAGATGCCGCCAATATGCCGCCAGAAACGGTACTGAGGAACTACATCGTGGGGAAAATGCGCTATAGCCGAACACATCCGCAGGAATCCAAGATATTCGCGCAAGAGATTATCCAAGGCGCACCGATCATTCGCGATGAGATTCAATTCCCAGTGGTTGATTGGGCGACAGGAAAATCGTCAGTGATTCGCACTTGGATTGATAAAGGATTGATTCGTCCGGTTGAACCGCTCTATCTGCTGTTTTTGATTTGGAGCTCAACACAGTTTTATTCAGATTTTGATACCGAGATTCAATTGATAAAAGGCTCTCCCATGTCAGAAAGAGAATTTGAAGACGCACAGGATTTTTTGGTAAACATCATCATTCGTGGTTTAGCGGTAACAACATCCTAA
- a CDS encoding DUF5718 family protein, whose translation MSQHSFNQPSAKMPLFGIGIAGNFAGHLQQTGEAKGLQGTVDTQSPQALFPFYVPGASDVYLDVNPYSFDVLMLPKDPAAKVQMEPEIALIAKVKYLGTSVLGFEPESMTLFNDATHRNAVVEKLAQKKNWGAASKGIATKVIPLAEFSKSADLDKYRFCSFLGRDGKWSLCCNDVSLGDYSYSYEQLITWLVSQSNAQANEGALHSIQDLLGQAGYPERILISLGSSRYTSFGESHQLLVKDKVCAVLYDSTRIDVDEIQSFVEREEVKQLKPHHVVLWQECQ comes from the coding sequence TTGAGTCAGCACAGTTTTAATCAGCCAAGTGCAAAAATGCCGCTCTTTGGTATTGGCATTGCCGGTAATTTTGCAGGACATTTACAGCAGACCGGAGAAGCAAAAGGATTACAAGGAACCGTTGATACGCAAAGCCCACAGGCTTTGTTTCCGTTTTATGTACCCGGTGCTAGCGATGTTTATCTGGATGTGAATCCGTATTCTTTTGATGTTCTGATGTTACCTAAAGATCCTGCAGCAAAAGTGCAAATGGAGCCCGAAATAGCATTGATTGCTAAGGTTAAATATCTGGGCACTTCGGTACTTGGGTTTGAGCCAGAATCAATGACTCTATTTAACGACGCTACTCATCGTAATGCGGTTGTGGAGAAATTGGCACAAAAGAAAAACTGGGGAGCGGCGTCAAAAGGTATCGCAACTAAAGTGATTCCTCTTGCTGAGTTCAGTAAGAGTGCTGATTTAGATAAATACCGCTTTTGTAGTTTTCTGGGACGAGATGGAAAATGGAGTCTCTGCTGCAATGACGTTTCTCTTGGTGATTATAGCTACAGTTACGAGCAGTTGATTACGTGGTTAGTCAGCCAAAGTAACGCACAAGCAAACGAAGGGGCATTGCATAGCATTCAGGATTTACTAGGGCAGGCTGGATACCCTGAGCGCATTTTGATTTCCCTAGGATCGTCACGCTACACATCGTTTGGTGAGAGTCATCAACTGCTCGTCAAGGATAAAGTATGCGCCGTACTGTATGACTCAACACGTATCGATGTGGATGAGATTCAATCGTTTGTTGAACGTGAAGAAGTTAAGCAACTGAAACCGCACCATGTCGTTTTGTGGCAAGAGTGCCAGTAA
- a CDS encoding HAD family hydrolase: protein MSKYLYIFDMDETLVDGDCSMLWNQYLVDEGYVDIPNFLDIDKELMARYARGEMDMEEYLDFVMQPLSDIPTESVDTMLYDFVERYVSPRVYEEAKTLIHSLKNTSNDMLIISATASFIVSKVAKSLGIAQSLGIDMVVDNNRYTSKVDGVPSYREGKITRLEMWLQQKSDEYEGLHFFTDSINDLPLCNYADRVYLVNPCEKLKQAAQGKNWQTYAWSKTALSCAK from the coding sequence ATGTCTAAATACTTATATATTTTTGATATGGATGAAACGCTGGTTGATGGTGACTGCTCAATGCTCTGGAACCAATATTTGGTCGATGAGGGATACGTTGATATTCCCAACTTTTTGGATATCGATAAGGAGCTGATGGCTCGCTATGCCCGAGGGGAAATGGACATGGAGGAATACCTCGATTTTGTTATGCAGCCTCTTTCTGATATCCCGACGGAATCTGTCGATACAATGCTGTATGATTTTGTTGAAAGATACGTCTCACCGAGAGTATATGAGGAAGCAAAAACTCTTATCCATTCACTTAAAAATACTTCCAACGATATGTTGATTATCTCTGCAACAGCTAGCTTTATCGTAAGTAAAGTAGCCAAGTCACTAGGGATCGCACAATCACTTGGTATTGATATGGTGGTAGATAACAATCGTTATACGTCAAAGGTTGACGGCGTTCCAAGCTACCGGGAAGGAAAAATCACTCGATTGGAAATGTGGCTTCAGCAGAAATCTGATGAGTATGAAGGACTGCATTTTTTCACCGATTCAATTAATGATCTTCCACTCTGCAATTATGCCGATCGAGTCTATTTAGTTAATCCTTGTGAGAAATTGAAACAGGCAGCACAAGGAAAAAATTGGCAGACTTATGCGTGGTCTAAAACTGCTCTGTCTTGTGCGAAATAA
- a CDS encoding ABC transporter substrate-binding protein encodes MINTTPRKLSLFVGLSLAAISVANAGSITVYTALEEAEIKSYVEQAKKDLPDIEINVLRLSTGDLGPRILAESQNPQNDVVWGWAVTSMINPKISTLLEPYKAKGVDKLPEQFKSPDEKWFAATGYMAALCVNTKSLEQLNLPLPTSWQDLTNPIYKGEVVMPNPVSSGTGYLQISALLQSKGDKEGWEFLSSLDKNIAQYTKSGSRPCKAARMGEYAIGASLAFSALQSIDEGYPIKMVVPKDAAGYELEASGLMASSKNKEDAKRFLDWTLSKHATELYTEYKSIVTIPGAPQSTVAKSAGLPEDMSTILFPVDFAKSAKDRDAILVEWQKTIAR; translated from the coding sequence ATGATTAACACCACTCCACGTAAACTCTCTCTTTTTGTAGGTTTATCTCTTGCAGCAATCAGTGTAGCCAATGCTGGAAGTATCACTGTTTACACTGCTCTCGAAGAAGCTGAAATAAAAAGCTATGTTGAACAGGCAAAAAAAGATCTTCCAGATATCGAAATTAATGTGTTGCGCCTCTCTACCGGAGATTTGGGGCCAAGAATTCTTGCTGAGTCTCAGAACCCTCAAAATGATGTGGTGTGGGGATGGGCAGTAACCAGCATGATTAACCCGAAAATTTCAACCTTGCTTGAACCCTATAAAGCTAAGGGAGTAGATAAATTACCTGAGCAGTTTAAGTCACCCGATGAAAAATGGTTTGCCGCAACGGGTTATATGGCTGCACTCTGTGTAAACACTAAATCCTTGGAGCAACTAAATCTCCCGTTACCAACCAGTTGGCAGGACCTTACCAATCCTATTTATAAAGGCGAAGTCGTTATGCCTAATCCGGTATCCTCAGGAACTGGCTATTTGCAGATTTCAGCGCTGCTTCAGTCTAAAGGTGACAAAGAGGGTTGGGAATTTTTGAGCTCACTTGACAAGAATATCGCGCAATATACCAAGTCTGGTTCTCGCCCTTGTAAAGCGGCTCGTATGGGTGAATATGCCATCGGAGCCTCACTAGCATTTTCAGCGCTGCAATCGATTGATGAAGGTTACCCTATCAAGATGGTTGTTCCTAAAGATGCTGCAGGCTATGAACTGGAAGCATCTGGCCTGATGGCATCATCTAAGAATAAAGAAGATGCAAAACGTTTTCTTGACTGGACGTTATCAAAACATGCGACTGAGCTTTATACCGAATATAAATCCATCGTTACCATTCCTGGCGCGCCACAATCAACGGTAGCGAAATCCGCGGGTCTTCCAGAAGATATGTCCACCATTCTCTTCCCTGTTGATTTTGCCAAAAGTGCCAAAGATCGTGATGCAATTTTAGTTGAATGGCAAAAAACCATCGCTCGTTAA
- a CDS encoding ABC transporter ATP-binding protein codes for MSLVIENLHKSFEGFVALERINLAIEQGEFVCLLGPSGCGKTTLLRMIAGLLPSDGGKIKLDGNDLINVPAKERGFGIVFQSYSLFPQMTIEENIGYGLKIRGVEKAQITQRVKGLLETVSLSEFGDRYPNQLSGGQQQRVAIARALAVEPSLLLLDEPLSALDAQVRAGLRQELREVQQSLCIPTLMVTHDQEEAMSMADKIVCMDRGRIVQIGSPKELYTRPANRFVAEFMGHSNLLLKDQVSECFPEILESADSNKDDQSLLIRPEYLKLKKDSSEDASVINIQFLGSIQRATISWKGQMLLAEMHSNVELSVGDKVLVSVDAKDCVWVNA; via the coding sequence ATGTCACTGGTTATAGAAAATCTGCATAAGTCGTTTGAAGGATTTGTCGCATTGGAGCGTATCAATTTGGCTATCGAGCAAGGCGAATTTGTTTGTCTGCTTGGGCCAAGTGGGTGTGGTAAAACAACACTGTTACGTATGATTGCGGGACTACTGCCAAGCGATGGTGGAAAAATAAAATTAGATGGGAACGATTTGATTAATGTGCCCGCTAAAGAGAGGGGGTTTGGTATTGTTTTCCAGTCATACTCCCTATTTCCACAAATGACGATTGAAGAAAACATTGGCTACGGCCTAAAAATACGAGGTGTAGAAAAAGCTCAAATCACACAGCGAGTGAAAGGATTACTTGAAACGGTCAGTTTAAGTGAATTCGGGGATCGTTATCCAAACCAGCTCTCGGGCGGTCAGCAACAACGAGTTGCTATCGCTCGGGCTCTGGCGGTTGAACCTTCTCTTTTGTTACTCGACGAACCTCTCTCGGCATTAGATGCACAAGTCAGAGCGGGTCTGAGACAGGAACTCAGGGAAGTACAACAGAGTTTGTGTATTCCAACATTAATGGTCACTCATGATCAGGAAGAAGCGATGAGTATGGCAGACAAAATTGTCTGCATGGACAGAGGCCGTATAGTACAGATAGGTTCACCAAAGGAGCTGTATACAAGACCAGCCAATCGATTTGTCGCTGAGTTTATGGGGCACAGTAATTTGCTGTTAAAAGATCAGGTTTCGGAATGCTTTCCTGAAATACTGGAGAGTGCAGATAGCAATAAGGATGATCAATCTCTTCTTATCAGACCGGAATATCTGAAACTTAAGAAAGATTCATCAGAAGATGCAAGCGTTATCAATATTCAGTTTTTGGGTAGTATTCAACGCGCGACGATCAGCTGGAAAGGGCAGATGCTGCTGGCTGAAATGCACAGTAATGTCGAGTTGTCCGTTGGGGATAAGGTACTTGTATCAGTAGATGCCAAGGATTGCGTTTGGGTGAATGCATGA
- a CDS encoding ABC transporter permease subunit, with amino-acid sequence MLSILWHSLINDNTGAVGFTNYLSLAHMPGIWHATINSLILSVTTTLFTILFAFIVAYGLECTAMPGKKAISSIITLPILAPSLVLGLGLIFILGRNGIVGNILSIRMNIYGFWGLLIANILYALPQAVLIIRSSLKQSDARQYEAANVLGASQWHQFKDITLSDAKYGLLSAAFVVFTITITDFGNAIVIGGDFSVLATEIYSQVNGQMKFGMGSVVGIMLLIPAATAVWIERSAMKSRSKVGTRATLPYQPTPLRSRDISLFAVNTLIAFCVAAVIFTVVAASFIKLWPYNLSFTLSHYDIELEGGYLPLWNSIWISLMCALFGTVSLFLLSYGIRCHKGSGRNFAVLLSSLPVGVPGLVLGLAYVFSFNTAQMPWGILYGSAILVALCNYYHYHTQGYTTMMTGIRSVPAALEDATKVLGGGTWQILRDVYLPAMRLTLLSVGVFLFMRSMVSLSAIIFLVSPTMPLGSVTIMRLDEAGLTSQAAAFSTCVMGIVAIMSVLLHYLTGKRDTAK; translated from the coding sequence ATGCTGAGCATACTCTGGCATAGTTTAATTAATGACAATACCGGTGCCGTCGGTTTTACAAACTATCTCTCTCTGGCGCATATGCCGGGTATCTGGCACGCAACAATCAACAGCCTGATACTGAGTGTTACCACGACACTGTTTACGATTCTATTCGCATTCATTGTCGCTTATGGTCTTGAATGTACGGCTATGCCCGGTAAAAAGGCTATTTCTTCTATTATTACCCTCCCGATTTTAGCACCCTCACTTGTGTTGGGTTTAGGACTTATTTTTATACTCGGTCGAAACGGGATTGTCGGAAATATATTGTCGATTCGCATGAACATTTATGGCTTCTGGGGGCTATTAATTGCGAATATTCTCTACGCGCTCCCACAAGCAGTACTTATCATTCGATCGTCCTTAAAGCAGAGTGACGCTCGTCAGTATGAAGCTGCGAATGTGTTAGGGGCAAGCCAGTGGCACCAGTTTAAAGACATCACTTTATCGGATGCGAAATATGGTCTTCTGAGTGCGGCATTTGTTGTTTTTACTATAACGATTACGGATTTTGGTAATGCGATTGTCATTGGTGGTGATTTTTCCGTGCTGGCGACAGAGATCTATAGTCAGGTTAATGGGCAAATGAAATTCGGCATGGGTTCAGTCGTCGGTATTATGCTTTTGATTCCGGCTGCAACAGCGGTGTGGATAGAGCGTTCAGCGATGAAGAGCAGAAGCAAAGTCGGCACTCGCGCTACGCTGCCGTACCAGCCAACCCCACTGCGTTCACGAGACATTTCTCTTTTTGCTGTGAACACGCTTATCGCTTTCTGTGTAGCGGCTGTTATTTTCACTGTCGTCGCTGCCAGCTTTATTAAACTGTGGCCATATAACCTCAGTTTTACCCTGTCACATTACGACATCGAATTAGAAGGGGGCTATCTCCCGTTATGGAATTCTATCTGGATATCATTGATGTGTGCGTTGTTCGGCACCGTTTCATTGTTTTTGTTGAGCTATGGTATTCGCTGCCATAAAGGCAGTGGCCGTAATTTTGCAGTCCTTCTGAGCTCTCTACCCGTAGGGGTGCCGGGGTTGGTGCTGGGTCTGGCGTATGTATTCAGCTTCAATACAGCACAAATGCCATGGGGAATTCTGTATGGTTCTGCTATCTTGGTAGCACTGTGCAATTACTACCACTATCACACACAAGGTTATACCACGATGATGACGGGCATTCGCAGTGTACCGGCAGCGCTCGAAGACGCAACGAAAGTACTGGGTGGTGGCACCTGGCAAATCTTACGTGACGTCTACCTGCCAGCAATGCGTTTAACTTTGTTATCTGTTGGTGTTTTTCTTTTTATGCGTTCCATGGTATCACTGTCAGCCATCATTTTTCTTGTTTCTCCAACAATGCCACTCGGGTCTGTTACTATCATGCGTTTAGATGAGGCAGGATTGACCTCTCAGGCGGCAGCTTTTTCAACATGTGTGATGGGAATTGTCGCGATAATGTCAGTATTATTGCATTATCTGACGGGAAAAAGAGACACAGCCAAATAA
- a CDS encoding DeoR/GlpR family DNA-binding transcription regulator translates to MHRICALLSTLNHVSTDMIIQHLCVSRETVRRDVLKLEAQGRLRRVHGGVISNDYEPEPPLIVRTSVKGKEKRAITSAAVKQLRSGQTVFIDAGSTTSLLTEPLMSMSGLTIITNSLEIAGKLSSNENNLPLQHDVILLGGHMGSVAQATAGEATISELSRYRADIALLSPVGISVRSGASSFSHQEAAIAAAMVSHAKSTFILADSSKLGVTSRIVYAEPTQITKLITDEEAKSHPEFLEIEKALGDIIIA, encoded by the coding sequence TTGCATAGAATTTGTGCATTACTTTCAACTCTCAACCATGTTTCTACGGATATGATTATCCAACATTTGTGTGTATCACGTGAAACTGTAAGACGAGATGTACTCAAGCTGGAAGCGCAAGGACGCTTAAGGCGCGTACATGGGGGCGTGATATCAAACGATTATGAGCCAGAGCCGCCCCTAATCGTACGCACCAGTGTTAAAGGTAAGGAGAAGCGTGCAATTACCAGTGCTGCTGTAAAACAGTTACGTTCGGGGCAAACGGTGTTCATTGATGCAGGTAGCACCACATCATTATTAACTGAGCCGCTGATGTCGATGTCCGGACTGACGATCATAACGAACAGTCTTGAGATTGCCGGAAAACTCTCTTCAAATGAAAATAACTTACCACTGCAACATGATGTTATCCTACTTGGCGGTCATATGGGGAGTGTAGCACAGGCAACCGCAGGGGAGGCGACGATCTCTGAGCTATCCCGATATCGAGCAGATATTGCTTTGTTATCGCCGGTAGGTATTTCTGTGCGTTCCGGTGCCAGCAGTTTTTCACATCAGGAAGCCGCCATTGCGGCTGCGATGGTCAGTCATGCCAAATCGACATTCATTCTTGCAGATAGTAGCAAGTTAGGGGTCACGAGTCGCATCGTTTATGCTGAGCCAACTCAGATCACTAAGCTAATTACAGATGAAGAAGCCAAATCACATCCGGAATTCCTTGAGATAGAGAAGGCACTTGGTGACATCATTATTGCCTAG
- a CDS encoding GNAT family N-acetyltransferase gives MSIKLVDETTWSGILKVQSEVYLQVEPESIDVLKSKWYQSPDCCFVCQEDNNVLGYLLAHSWNKEVPPKLFQPLPEQSDMSGSILFLHDLAISNQVAGKGVGAKMVSYLLNVAIRLKFEQIRLVAVQGSSLFWEKMGFTEIKNQSVSPTYGDGAKIMKYIL, from the coding sequence ATGTCAATAAAATTAGTGGATGAAACAACATGGTCTGGAATACTAAAGGTTCAGTCTGAAGTCTATTTACAAGTAGAGCCAGAAAGTATTGATGTGTTGAAAAGCAAATGGTATCAATCTCCAGACTGCTGTTTTGTCTGTCAGGAAGATAATAATGTCCTAGGATATTTATTAGCGCATTCATGGAATAAAGAAGTGCCCCCTAAGCTATTCCAACCTTTACCTGAACAGTCTGATATGTCTGGTTCTATATTGTTTTTACATGATTTAGCAATTTCTAATCAGGTAGCAGGGAAAGGGGTTGGCGCTAAAATGGTTAGCTATTTATTAAACGTTGCGATAAGACTTAAATTTGAACAAATCAGGCTGGTTGCTGTTCAAGGCTCTTCTTTGTTTTGGGAAAAGATGGGCTTTACTGAAATTAAGAATCAGAGTGTTTCACCTACATATGGTGATGGAGCAAAAATAATGAAATACATTCTCTGA
- a CDS encoding LysR family transcriptional regulator codes for MNLSIKQFKAFLLLSECGSFTQAAKLFNLSQPAFSALIASLEEEIGYRLFDRDTRKVELNADGIHFIDIARRLVQNHDDAISAIEARAAGNKGNIMLSVLPSLAVEWLPDILVQYGDSNPDTHISLNDTQWDICLKSLLDGESDLALTAGQPSINTFDSTFLFSDRFYLLCHKDHPLAIKPTVSLEELTDHSLIGFKTGTSIRQYMDKLADTMDKKFSYRLEVRQLTTMMGLVSTNYGVSIVTGLTLFQFKDKNIAIIPFRDLVLERAIYLVSLKGRTQPSHVSNFANFIIQKAKLFNVTSLDSVATKYLDVTEPMS; via the coding sequence TCAATCTTTCTCAGCCTGCATTTAGCGCATTGATCGCCAGTTTAGAAGAAGAAATAGGCTATCGGTTGTTCGACAGAGATACCCGAAAAGTTGAGCTGAATGCCGACGGCATTCATTTTATTGATATTGCCAGACGATTAGTTCAAAACCACGACGATGCCATTAGTGCGATTGAAGCAAGAGCTGCGGGAAACAAAGGGAACATAATGTTAAGTGTGTTGCCATCTCTGGCGGTGGAATGGCTACCCGATATACTGGTCCAATATGGCGATAGCAATCCGGATACACATATTTCATTAAATGATACGCAATGGGATATTTGTTTAAAGTCCTTATTGGATGGGGAATCGGATCTTGCTCTTACGGCAGGTCAACCTTCTATAAACACATTTGATTCAACCTTTTTATTTTCAGACCGTTTTTATCTTTTGTGCCATAAAGACCATCCCCTTGCGATAAAACCAACTGTATCGTTGGAGGAACTCACTGATCATTCCCTAATAGGTTTTAAGACAGGAACCAGTATCCGGCAGTATATGGATAAGCTAGCGGATACAATGGATAAAAAATTCAGTTACCGCCTTGAAGTAAGGCAGCTAACAACTATGATGGGGCTCGTTTCTACCAATTACGGCGTCAGTATTGTAACAGGGTTAACGCTATTTCAGTTTAAAGATAAAAATATCGCTATTATTCCATTCCGGGACTTAGTTTTGGAACGTGCTATTTATCTTGTGTCTTTAAAAGGGCGTACTCAGCCATCACATGTCAGTAATTTTGCCAACTTTATTATCCAGAAGGCGAAGCTGTTCAATGTCACTTCTCTTGATTCTGTAGCAACTAAATATTTAGATGTAACCGAGCCAATGTCTTAA